From the genome of Candidatus Kapaibacterium sp., one region includes:
- a CDS encoding choice-of-anchor D domain-containing protein: MSNGYRTLFLAVTVAGTLWGQPVERPSMFAGTHFFVAFMQNEIERGSSLRLQLSIVARTPTTVWLQLPTEAHPRQYRLAAGEQRWIAVPQELEVRTVERPLRSAVEVRSDAPVVVYAFNSQTTTTDAYTALPIVNWGTEYVVASLPNDAYTPRPGDTSANRRRDLTLRRSQWMVIAAYDSTVVTFVPRVRTSTGKAADIPHSVVLNRGECYLVQSDSTPKGSGDMTGTFIRSSKPIGVLSGHVRVSLPFNLPTEVDTKDHLVEMLPPIPTLGRRYITVPFAVGTGDWFRAIAIAPQTRLRLTRASTGTVIETVLQRPGDVADFPAEASVGLWEADQPFLLVQLMYSAVVGGPQALTDPYASFDPAMVFVPPIEQYVQHAHCFVPDTTLSGLNQFKRHWINLILSDEAVSELTLNNVPLTTLAPEVSSQRLPWTVDGKQYYWARLRVAPGRIYELRSPRGVFAGIVYGTGYVDSYALLLGSGLLPQQRVDDEPPELTAHADTCGRVTLRGSDTPAGIAWLLPIPDSTWNYTWEYEQPVASEATLFARPQDLSAEGRLYVEIRDNAGNRQWYSYAYQPPRLQWNPPQADFSNAPAHLTTCKEVQAVNPGRDTLRLWDYRFRDRRIATQPQLPAVVPPQDSISIRICFQPSGNLAPLNDTLYVTASCGVVFALPLRGTVDSLGLSARGCSFGDVLVGEERACLTQWINIGTRPLTVTAARIVGGGLAFTLDTSGLFPRTLSPGDTLRLRVLFRPQQPGVVSDDIELTTLPPIPVRARIDGRGIAPLIPNVSLDWGRRRIGKRFDSTVAIINLGDSPTQLYLISDSGDTELGCNIAAVLTLDVGDTLLFPVWFAPQQAQRYLRSLTLQSSWQLHPPITIRLTGEGTAPELSPRVVEFDTLPLGGFQDTLAVLFTTAGNEAVRVDSLWIEGPDAAAFSFLQLPPVPWEVMPGGLFQVSLRFAPLRVGEHRAWIAISHNARPPAPWDTVHVLLRGFGLPPPDTATPRWSVRVFPPEATAACSKLPVRLCLWNWGSTTIVWDGLSVVGGTLLDATPPPPKSIVPGDSLCLVALLDGFPSGSVAIRIRASLRSEHLYQDTLRVKRFIWEDTLRLHLWPQPWTIDWMDSLSLQPGEQGLVSLEGSLPVLGSHTPSGTICLTLPPEVWYVRTAEAVYELLDGRGGRVSGIESSYELPQGFCFRVAPVHLQVPSRTRWRLLLPVEAYLGKEQQYAVLAVVVPDSGACFVGDTLRVAFRLSIPCSPYLYSVRLQEAPEVRLLRVFPTPAADAFAAAFWCSAPTTAQLRLLNLHGQPLKEWPISLQQGANLRKFEIATLPAGCYYLQLIAGTTRQHHVLVIQR; this comes from the coding sequence ATGTCCAACGGCTACAGAACCCTCTTCCTTGCCGTCACAGTAGCGGGCACGCTCTGGGGACAGCCGGTAGAACGCCCCTCAATGTTTGCCGGCACCCATTTCTTTGTGGCCTTCATGCAGAACGAGATTGAGCGGGGCTCCTCACTCCGGCTACAGCTGAGCATCGTTGCTCGCACCCCCACAACCGTATGGCTCCAGCTTCCCACCGAAGCTCACCCCCGGCAGTACCGGCTCGCTGCAGGTGAGCAGCGCTGGATTGCTGTACCGCAGGAATTAGAAGTCCGCACTGTCGAGCGTCCTCTCCGCAGCGCGGTGGAGGTGCGATCAGACGCTCCCGTGGTCGTATACGCTTTCAACAGCCAGACGACCACAACAGACGCGTACACAGCCCTTCCAATCGTAAACTGGGGGACGGAGTACGTTGTAGCCTCCCTCCCGAACGATGCTTATACCCCACGCCCCGGGGACACATCAGCCAACCGGCGTCGAGATTTGACCCTCCGCCGAAGCCAGTGGATGGTCATAGCAGCGTATGACTCTACCGTTGTCACCTTTGTACCTCGCGTCCGCACCTCGACAGGAAAGGCTGCTGACATACCCCACTCCGTTGTGCTCAATCGCGGAGAGTGCTACCTGGTGCAATCAGATTCTACTCCGAAAGGCTCAGGGGATATGACTGGGACGTTCATCCGAAGCTCCAAACCCATCGGAGTCCTCTCAGGGCATGTCCGTGTCTCACTCCCCTTCAACCTGCCGACAGAAGTCGACACAAAGGACCACCTGGTTGAAATGCTCCCTCCGATCCCGACGTTGGGTCGGCGATACATTACCGTCCCCTTTGCCGTCGGCACAGGCGACTGGTTCCGGGCTATCGCTATTGCTCCTCAAACTCGCCTTCGGCTAACCCGAGCTTCAACGGGAACAGTTATAGAGACGGTCCTCCAGAGGCCTGGTGATGTTGCTGACTTCCCAGCAGAAGCCTCTGTCGGTCTGTGGGAAGCCGACCAACCCTTCCTGCTCGTCCAACTGATGTACTCTGCCGTTGTCGGGGGACCCCAAGCCCTCACAGATCCCTACGCCAGTTTCGACCCAGCAATGGTCTTCGTCCCGCCGATAGAGCAGTATGTCCAGCACGCCCACTGCTTTGTGCCAGACACAACTCTATCAGGCCTCAACCAGTTCAAGCGGCACTGGATCAACCTGATTCTGAGTGATGAAGCTGTCTCAGAGCTGACTCTCAACAACGTGCCGTTGACCACACTCGCTCCCGAGGTTAGTTCCCAGCGGCTCCCATGGACCGTTGACGGTAAGCAATACTACTGGGCCCGCCTTCGAGTCGCACCAGGGAGGATCTACGAGCTCCGCTCCCCTCGTGGAGTCTTTGCAGGGATTGTATACGGAACTGGCTACGTCGACTCGTACGCTCTCCTGCTTGGAAGTGGACTTCTCCCTCAGCAGCGGGTTGATGATGAACCACCAGAGTTGACTGCACACGCAGATACATGTGGCCGTGTCACGTTGCGAGGCTCTGACACCCCCGCCGGAATTGCGTGGCTCCTCCCGATCCCTGACAGCACGTGGAACTACACCTGGGAGTACGAACAACCTGTGGCCTCTGAGGCAACCCTATTTGCACGGCCCCAAGACCTCTCCGCAGAGGGACGCCTATACGTCGAGATTCGAGACAATGCCGGTAACCGACAATGGTACAGCTACGCCTACCAGCCTCCCCGCTTACAGTGGAACCCACCACAAGCAGACTTCTCCAACGCTCCCGCGCACTTAACGACGTGTAAGGAAGTCCAAGCCGTCAATCCTGGGCGGGATACGCTCCGACTGTGGGACTACCGCTTCCGAGATCGTCGAATCGCTACGCAGCCTCAGCTCCCTGCAGTAGTGCCACCACAGGACTCCATCTCTATCCGTATCTGTTTCCAGCCCTCTGGCAACCTGGCCCCACTCAATGACACCCTCTATGTCACAGCATCTTGCGGAGTAGTGTTTGCGCTCCCTCTTCGGGGTACGGTGGATTCGCTTGGGCTCTCTGCTCGAGGGTGCTCGTTCGGAGATGTGCTGGTCGGGGAGGAGAGAGCGTGCCTGACACAGTGGATCAACATAGGGACTCGGCCCCTGACGGTCACAGCTGCTCGAATCGTCGGAGGTGGATTGGCCTTTACATTGGATACCTCAGGGCTCTTCCCTCGCACATTATCTCCAGGCGATACTCTACGACTACGGGTGCTATTCCGCCCGCAGCAGCCAGGAGTCGTCTCAGACGACATAGAACTGACCACACTGCCACCGATACCGGTCCGCGCCCGCATCGATGGCCGTGGAATTGCGCCCCTCATTCCCAACGTCTCGCTGGATTGGGGCCGACGTCGGATTGGAAAGCGCTTCGACTCCACTGTGGCGATCATCAACCTCGGAGACAGTCCCACGCAACTCTACCTCATCAGCGACAGCGGCGATACTGAGCTTGGCTGTAACATCGCCGCAGTGCTGACACTCGACGTTGGTGACACGCTCCTCTTCCCCGTCTGGTTCGCTCCGCAGCAGGCACAACGCTACTTGCGCTCCCTTACGCTCCAAAGCTCTTGGCAACTCCATCCTCCAATTACCATCAGGCTTACGGGCGAGGGGACAGCCCCAGAGCTCTCACCCCGAGTCGTGGAGTTTGACACTCTGCCGCTTGGAGGCTTCCAGGACACGCTGGCGGTACTCTTCACTACAGCTGGCAATGAGGCAGTGCGAGTAGACTCGCTCTGGATAGAGGGTCCTGACGCTGCGGCCTTCTCCTTCCTCCAGCTACCACCCGTGCCTTGGGAAGTCATGCCCGGTGGTCTTTTCCAGGTATCCCTCCGCTTTGCTCCGCTGCGCGTAGGGGAGCATAGAGCATGGATTGCCATCTCCCACAACGCTCGCCCGCCCGCTCCATGGGACACAGTGCACGTTCTTCTACGAGGTTTTGGGCTTCCTCCCCCGGACACAGCTACTCCCCGCTGGTCGGTCCGCGTATTCCCACCCGAGGCTACTGCAGCTTGCTCTAAACTCCCCGTAAGACTCTGCCTCTGGAACTGGGGGTCTACTACGATTGTCTGGGACGGCCTGTCAGTGGTAGGCGGGACTTTACTAGATGCTACACCCCCTCCGCCGAAGAGCATTGTACCGGGTGACTCTCTCTGTCTGGTGGCTCTACTAGACGGATTCCCAAGCGGTAGCGTAGCCATACGGATTCGGGCAAGCCTCCGCTCAGAGCATCTCTATCAGGATACGCTACGAGTCAAGCGCTTCATCTGGGAAGACACACTCCGTCTCCACCTGTGGCCACAGCCATGGACGATTGACTGGATGGACTCCCTCTCCTTACAACCTGGAGAGCAAGGCTTGGTTAGCCTAGAAGGGAGTCTACCCGTTTTGGGGAGCCATACTCCTAGCGGCACCATCTGCCTGACATTGCCGCCAGAGGTCTGGTATGTCCGTACCGCAGAAGCAGTGTATGAGCTCCTCGATGGAAGGGGAGGACGCGTGAGTGGCATTGAGAGCTCGTACGAGTTACCACAGGGCTTCTGCTTCCGGGTCGCCCCGGTCCACCTCCAGGTACCCTCCCGTACCCGCTGGCGACTCCTGCTTCCCGTGGAGGCCTATCTCGGTAAAGAACAGCAGTATGCGGTTCTAGCAGTGGTAGTTCCAGACTCAGGAGCCTGCTTCGTCGGGGATACACTGCGGGTGGCTTTCCGTCTCTCCATACCATGCAGCCCATACTTATACTCCGTCCGCCTTCAGGAAGCCCCAGAGGTACGGCTTCTGAGAGTATTCCCCACTCCAGCCGCTGATGCCTTTGCGGCTGCCTTCTGGTGCTCAGCGCCAACGACGGCGCAGCTCCGCCTTCTCAACTTACATGGCCAACCCTTGAAGGAATGGCCGATATCCTTACAGCAAGGAGCGAATTTGCGTAAATTTGAAATAGCTACCCTGCCAGCAGGTTGCTACTATCTGCAGCTTATAGCGGGAACGACACGCCAGCACCATGTGCTTGTCATACAGCGATAA
- a CDS encoding response regulator transcription factor: MPRYVNKTASGVQISAGTLRLLIADDHEIVRTGLRHVLSKYPMFELAGEASNGEEAVGMARHYRPDVVLLDIVMPRLNGIQATRILRATLPEVRVIILTSYEDAFHVEQALRAGAHGYLTKSMKPEELVEAILSVSAGEQVFSPAILAFVQDLGIPRPLLGEQDLVKITPQESRVLQLIAEGLTTKEIASRLGISPRTVDTHRAHLMDKLRARSVADLVRFALLNADYLSKIGQGAS, translated from the coding sequence ATGCCGCGCTACGTTAACAAAACCGCCTCAGGCGTTCAGATCTCTGCAGGTACCCTTCGACTGCTGATCGCCGACGATCATGAAATCGTGCGCACCGGGCTCCGCCATGTGCTGAGCAAGTATCCCATGTTCGAACTTGCCGGAGAGGCCAGCAACGGTGAAGAGGCCGTTGGGATGGCACGCCACTATCGTCCCGATGTCGTGCTTCTGGATATTGTCATGCCACGCCTCAACGGGATTCAAGCAACTCGTATCCTCCGCGCTACACTCCCCGAGGTACGTGTCATCATCCTCACCTCGTATGAAGATGCCTTCCACGTTGAGCAGGCGCTCCGTGCCGGAGCCCACGGCTACCTAACCAAAAGCATGAAGCCGGAAGAACTAGTGGAGGCCATTCTCTCCGTCAGTGCCGGAGAACAGGTGTTTAGCCCCGCTATCTTGGCTTTCGTCCAAGACCTGGGGATTCCTCGTCCCCTCCTCGGTGAGCAAGACCTCGTTAAGATCACACCGCAAGAGAGCCGAGTGTTACAGCTCATCGCAGAGGGACTAACTACCAAGGAAATTGCTTCCCGACTGGGAATCAGTCCACGAACGGTAGATACCCACCGCGCGCACCTCATGGACAAACTCCGTGCTCGTAGTGTAGCTGACCTCGTGCGATTCGCCCTCCTCAATGCTGATTACCTCTCCAAAATAGGCCAGGGCGCTTCTTGA
- a CDS encoding YraN family protein, with protein sequence MSQRIVGRRAEEIAAEYLQGQGYKIVARNVYVGRWGEIDLIAYEDEVLVFVEVKARSSLRFGLPEEALTQRKRRQLVQAARAYRQQHALAEVPCRFDVIAVELWHAPPQLRHYKDAFGSEEVL encoded by the coding sequence ATGTCGCAAAGAATTGTAGGAAGGAGAGCTGAAGAGATTGCCGCCGAATATCTGCAAGGGCAAGGGTACAAGATTGTGGCCCGCAACGTGTATGTCGGGCGTTGGGGCGAGATAGACCTTATTGCCTACGAGGACGAAGTTTTGGTCTTCGTTGAAGTGAAAGCACGTAGCTCCCTTCGGTTTGGCCTGCCAGAGGAAGCTCTCACCCAGCGTAAGCGGCGCCAGTTGGTGCAGGCAGCGCGTGCTTACCGTCAGCAACATGCTCTCGCTGAGGTACCATGTCGCTTCGATGTGATAGCAGTTGAGCTTTGGCATGCTCCTCCACAACTTCGCCACTACAAAGACGCCTTTGGCTCAGAGGAAGTGCTGTAG
- a CDS encoding NADH-quinone oxidoreductase subunit N, with product MEFVQQLFAVAPVALAGLLAVVVMLLDAAIRHSTSISFWVSTVGLIATVAAGIATLPASGTVFADMLVAGGTAALFDTLLAGAGLLTLLAARPYLRCREREYDEFYTLLLFAVAGAIILAHSAHLVSFFLGLELMSVSFYVLAGYFRTQLRSVEAALKYFLLGAFATGFLLYGIAMVYGSSGSLSYQGIATQLQQGASLPTLLLIGLGLLLVGVGFKLAIVPFHQWVPDVYQGAPTVVTAFMSTVGKAAVVVALVPLLQALQPAIGDRIQAAVAVLSAATILLGNIVAAVQSNIKRMLAYSSIAHAGYLLMGVVAQSERGWIGMLFYAAAYLFMQLGAFVVVAVVEHDNEHRLELGDYTGLSRQHPVLAALMAVFLLSLTGIPPFAGFVGKYYLFIAALEAGYTWLAVVAAVGTMISAYFYLGVLVAMYFREPREALAPTTSGTAAVTLWLSTAAVLVLGILPGPLLQLLQHFL from the coding sequence ATGGAGTTCGTACAGCAGCTCTTCGCAGTTGCACCAGTAGCTCTTGCAGGATTGCTCGCAGTCGTAGTGATGCTACTTGACGCAGCAATCCGCCATAGCACTTCAATAAGCTTCTGGGTCAGCACGGTGGGGCTTATAGCAACGGTAGCTGCCGGAATCGCGACGCTCCCCGCCAGCGGCACGGTCTTCGCCGACATGCTCGTTGCTGGCGGCACTGCTGCGCTGTTCGACACTCTACTGGCCGGCGCTGGACTCTTGACCCTGTTAGCTGCCCGCCCCTACCTCCGATGCAGAGAACGCGAGTACGACGAGTTCTACACTCTCCTCCTCTTCGCCGTAGCCGGGGCCATCATCTTAGCGCACTCCGCACATCTGGTGAGCTTCTTCCTCGGTTTGGAGCTGATGTCTGTCTCATTCTACGTTTTGGCCGGCTACTTCCGCACACAACTCCGCTCCGTAGAGGCAGCCTTGAAGTACTTCCTCTTAGGGGCTTTTGCAACGGGCTTCCTACTCTACGGTATCGCAATGGTCTACGGCAGCAGTGGTTCCCTTTCGTACCAAGGGATCGCAACACAGCTTCAGCAGGGGGCTAGTCTACCCACCCTGCTCCTCATTGGACTCGGATTGCTGTTAGTCGGGGTCGGGTTCAAGCTGGCAATCGTCCCATTCCACCAATGGGTCCCGGATGTCTACCAAGGGGCTCCAACGGTTGTCACGGCATTCATGAGCACTGTCGGGAAGGCTGCTGTCGTTGTGGCCTTGGTGCCCCTCTTACAAGCCCTACAGCCTGCGATCGGGGATCGGATCCAAGCTGCCGTTGCTGTCCTCTCTGCGGCAACGATTCTGCTCGGGAACATCGTTGCTGCGGTCCAGAGCAACATCAAGCGGATGTTAGCCTACTCCTCCATTGCCCATGCTGGCTACCTCCTCATGGGCGTCGTTGCCCAGTCCGAACGTGGGTGGATTGGGATGCTGTTCTACGCAGCAGCATACCTCTTCATGCAGCTGGGAGCATTTGTCGTGGTTGCAGTTGTGGAGCATGACAACGAACACCGCTTAGAGCTGGGCGACTATACTGGACTCAGCCGTCAGCATCCCGTGCTGGCAGCCTTGATGGCGGTCTTCCTGCTGTCCCTCACGGGGATCCCACCATTTGCAGGCTTCGTCGGCAAATACTACCTCTTCATCGCCGCACTCGAGGCAGGCTACACATGGCTCGCCGTTGTCGCAGCAGTTGGGACAATGATTTCGGCGTACTTCTACCTCGGAGTGCTGGTGGCCATGTATTTCCGGGAACCACGCGAAGCCCTGGCTCCCACTACCAGCGGAACAGCAGCAGTCACTCTATGGCTAAGCACTGCTGCCGTTCTCGTCCTCGGCATCCTTCCCGGACCACTCCTCCAGCTCCTACAGCACTTCCTCTGA
- a CDS encoding NADH-quinone oxidoreductase subunit M produces the protein MQWLLPSLIAVPLGGFLATLFLPRERSRWIHAVALGTSLLTLGLAIWVWIGFDPDQPGFQYSISIRWIEHLDIGFHVGLDGISLLLVLLTAFLMPIAILASLEPIRHRQKEYYAMMLLLEAAMIGVFVALDLFLFYVFWELVLIPMYFIIGIWGGGNRVYAALKFFLYTLVGSLLMLVAIVGLWVYAGQHAGGFTTDYERIRQIALNIPLELQRWLFWAFALSFCIKVPLFPLHTWLPDAHVEAPTAGSVILAGVLLKMGTYGLIRFNLELFPQATFEYAPLLAWLGVVGILYGALVAFAQNDMKKLIAYSSVSHLGFIVLGIFSMTVEGLQGAILQMVNHGLSTGMLFLCVGLLYERRHTRELAQYGGLARIMPLFAVLLALAVLSSVGLPGLNGFVGEFLSLLGAAQSRFLNNTFLVVLGALGVVFAAAYLLKFYHGLMFGESGTPENYHLRDLNWLERLQLIPIVVLFFWIGLYPRSFLQASELPIRSLVAKLEQLRFGVSTIAPPAPVQQQPPVPPVLPPEHQRQLEEQLRRQQPPNP, from the coding sequence ATGCAGTGGCTACTGCCGAGCTTGATTGCCGTCCCACTTGGAGGATTCTTGGCTACCCTGTTCCTACCGAGAGAGCGTAGTCGTTGGATCCATGCTGTGGCACTCGGCACCAGCTTGCTGACCCTCGGGCTGGCGATCTGGGTATGGATAGGATTTGACCCCGATCAGCCCGGCTTCCAGTACAGCATCAGCATACGCTGGATTGAGCACCTAGATATTGGCTTCCACGTCGGCCTAGACGGCATCTCGCTGCTCCTGGTACTCCTGACAGCCTTCCTGATGCCAATTGCCATCTTAGCTTCTCTGGAGCCCATTCGCCACCGGCAGAAGGAGTACTATGCCATGATGCTCCTCCTAGAGGCAGCCATGATCGGGGTGTTCGTAGCCCTGGACCTCTTCCTGTTCTATGTCTTCTGGGAGTTGGTGCTTATCCCGATGTACTTCATCATCGGCATCTGGGGTGGGGGGAATCGGGTCTACGCCGCGCTGAAGTTCTTCCTCTACACCCTCGTCGGTTCCTTGCTGATGCTTGTGGCAATCGTTGGTCTCTGGGTCTATGCAGGGCAGCACGCTGGGGGGTTTACGACGGATTATGAGCGGATACGCCAGATAGCGCTGAACATCCCGCTAGAACTCCAACGATGGCTCTTCTGGGCGTTCGCGTTGTCTTTCTGCATCAAGGTGCCACTCTTCCCACTCCACACGTGGCTTCCCGATGCCCACGTGGAAGCCCCTACAGCGGGATCGGTGATCCTCGCCGGAGTCCTCCTGAAGATGGGGACCTATGGCCTCATACGCTTCAACTTGGAACTGTTCCCCCAGGCCACCTTTGAGTACGCTCCGCTACTGGCATGGTTAGGGGTAGTTGGCATCCTCTATGGGGCATTGGTGGCTTTCGCGCAGAACGACATGAAGAAGCTCATTGCCTACTCTTCAGTCAGCCACCTGGGATTCATCGTGCTCGGGATTTTCTCGATGACAGTCGAAGGGCTTCAGGGAGCGATCCTGCAGATGGTGAACCACGGCCTCTCCACAGGCATGCTCTTCCTCTGTGTGGGGCTGTTGTACGAGCGGCGACACACACGGGAGCTAGCCCAGTACGGAGGGTTGGCTCGCATCATGCCGCTCTTTGCTGTCCTTTTGGCACTTGCAGTTCTTTCCTCTGTAGGGCTTCCCGGCCTCAACGGCTTCGTTGGGGAGTTCTTGAGCCTTCTCGGGGCGGCTCAATCGCGCTTCTTGAACAACACGTTCCTGGTTGTCCTAGGAGCCCTTGGTGTGGTCTTTGCGGCTGCATACTTGCTGAAGTTCTACCATGGGCTAATGTTCGGCGAAAGTGGGACGCCAGAAAACTACCACCTCCGAGACCTCAACTGGCTTGAGCGTCTGCAACTCATCCCGATTGTGGTGCTCTTCTTCTGGATTGGTCTCTATCCGCGCTCCTTCCTCCAGGCCAGCGAACTCCCAATCCGAAGCCTGGTAGCGAAGCTGGAGCAGCTACGCTTCGGCGTCTCTACCATCGCCCCTCCAGCACCGGTCCAACAACAGCCTCCAGTACCACCTGTCCTACCGCCAGAGCACCAGCGTCAGCTTGAGGAGCAGCTACGCCGCCAGCAGCCACCGAACCCCTAA
- the nuoL gene encoding NADH-quinone oxidoreductase subunit L yields the protein MDLLLAAIPLAPLVGFLLLGLLRWRSEALIGTVGSGSVGLAFLSSLGILGWLLQQPATERSVTATLYSWIVTGNLRVDIAFQADPLSIVFALVVTGVGFLIHVYSIGYMHNDPGFRRFFAYLNLFIFMMLVLVLSDNLLLTFVGWEGVGLCSYLLIGFWYDRRFEGVGIIWTTDAGRKAFIMNRIGDVGMLLAMFLLVKQFGTLEYDAINAQAAATLPVGTEVVTAITLLLFLACTGKSAQIPLATWLPDAMAGPTPVSALIHAATMVTAGVFLVVRLAPLFALAPATMTVVAFIGVLTAFTAATIGLVQTDIKKVLAYSTVSQLGFMFTAAGVGAFAAAVFHVVTHAFFKALLFLGAGAVIHALHEQQNIHRMGGLARHMPTTYRTFLIAGLAIAGIPPLSGFFSKDAILWHTFERLGAIGWVILVAAAFCTAFYTFRLIALVFRGQERFDRHLHPHEAPAAMRIPLVILAVLSAIGGFIGIPYALLPIGINPNLLETWLEPLLAPAAALIGKVPILAIHWEEYLLMLVATAVSLAGIWIAWRRFTTEDVAADRWLERLLGPAFQLLRNKYYVDEAYQKAVTEPVQQLSERFLWRFMDVAVIDGAINGIAAAIGRAGEILRRLQTGIAQSYAMLMLVGILALLSWLVFF from the coding sequence ATGGACCTACTTCTCGCGGCAATCCCGCTGGCCCCTCTAGTAGGGTTCCTCCTGCTTGGACTGTTGCGTTGGCGTTCTGAAGCTCTCATTGGAACTGTCGGTAGCGGAAGTGTTGGCTTAGCATTCCTCTCCAGCCTAGGTATCCTCGGCTGGTTGCTCCAGCAGCCTGCTACAGAGCGCTCTGTCACTGCCACGCTCTACAGCTGGATCGTGACTGGCAACTTGCGTGTTGACATCGCTTTTCAGGCCGATCCCCTCAGCATTGTTTTCGCCCTGGTAGTCACTGGTGTCGGCTTCCTGATCCATGTCTACTCCATCGGCTACATGCACAACGACCCTGGCTTCCGACGCTTCTTCGCCTACCTGAACCTCTTCATCTTCATGATGCTTGTGCTAGTGCTCTCTGACAACCTCCTACTCACCTTCGTTGGGTGGGAAGGGGTTGGGCTCTGCTCCTACTTGCTCATCGGCTTCTGGTACGACCGTCGGTTCGAGGGGGTGGGGATTATCTGGACGACCGATGCGGGGCGCAAGGCTTTCATCATGAACCGCATCGGGGACGTCGGCATGCTGCTGGCAATGTTCCTCCTAGTCAAGCAGTTCGGGACCCTGGAGTATGACGCAATCAATGCCCAAGCTGCCGCAACACTGCCCGTTGGGACCGAAGTCGTCACTGCTATCACTCTGCTCCTCTTCCTTGCCTGTACTGGCAAATCAGCCCAGATTCCGCTGGCCACATGGCTCCCAGATGCGATGGCGGGTCCCACCCCGGTTTCAGCGCTCATCCACGCAGCAACGATGGTGACAGCCGGGGTCTTCCTGGTCGTACGGCTGGCCCCACTGTTTGCTCTCGCCCCAGCTACGATGACCGTCGTTGCGTTCATTGGAGTATTGACGGCCTTCACCGCAGCAACGATCGGCCTGGTCCAGACTGACATCAAGAAGGTGCTGGCATACTCTACGGTAAGCCAACTCGGCTTCATGTTCACGGCAGCTGGCGTTGGTGCGTTCGCAGCCGCCGTCTTCCACGTCGTCACCCATGCCTTCTTCAAAGCACTCCTGTTCTTGGGGGCTGGTGCCGTCATCCACGCGTTGCATGAACAGCAGAACATCCACCGCATGGGAGGATTAGCGCGGCATATGCCTACGACATATCGAACCTTCTTGATCGCCGGCCTAGCCATCGCCGGAATCCCGCCATTGAGTGGTTTCTTCTCCAAGGACGCAATACTCTGGCATACCTTCGAACGGCTGGGGGCAATTGGCTGGGTCATACTGGTGGCAGCCGCTTTCTGCACGGCATTCTACACCTTCCGGCTTATTGCACTTGTCTTCCGAGGTCAAGAGCGCTTCGACCGGCATCTCCATCCCCACGAAGCGCCTGCCGCAATGCGCATTCCGCTGGTCATCCTGGCTGTCCTCTCCGCGATTGGTGGCTTCATTGGGATTCCGTATGCACTCCTCCCGATTGGCATCAACCCGAATCTTCTAGAAACCTGGCTAGAACCACTCCTAGCTCCCGCAGCGGCCCTCATAGGCAAAGTGCCGATCCTGGCGATCCACTGGGAGGAGTACCTTCTCATGCTGGTGGCAACCGCTGTAAGTCTAGCAGGGATCTGGATTGCTTGGCGCCGCTTTACCACGGAAGATGTGGCAGCTGATCGTTGGCTGGAACGCCTACTAGGCCCTGCATTCCAACTGCTGCGGAACAAGTACTACGTAGACGAGGCATACCAAAAGGCAGTCACAGAGCCTGTTCAGCAGCTTTCAGAACGTTTCCTCTGGAGGTTCATGGATGTAGCCGTCATTGATGGAGCCATCAATGGGATTGCTGCCGCTATTGGGCGTGCTGGCGAAATCCTGCGGCGATTGCAGACAGGGATTGCACAGTCGTACGCGATGCTGATGTTGGTGGGCATCTTGGCGTTGCTCTCTTGGCTGGTGTTCTTCTGA